From Streptomyces sp. NBC_00370, a single genomic window includes:
- a CDS encoding maleylpyruvate isomerase family mycothiol-dependent enzyme: MPPAKKRLRSYDHAKTRTAVLAQFAHVREAAGALTAAQLALPAGLGGWTVRELAAHLTMAVEAVSRAVEQPEPAGPVVALLDWPFATAGLADDIAEDTEAIATSAEPAELFARAAERIAALLPSAADDRLVTTRAGAMRLGDFLVTRTVELVVHTDDLNRATGLAVPYDRQALAACTRMLADALAVLAPGASTEVRIPPYAVVQCVEGPRHTRGTPPNVVETDPLTWIRLATGRTTWADALEAARVSASGERADLSGLLPLMG; encoded by the coding sequence ATGCCCCCGGCCAAGAAGCGTCTGCGTAGCTACGACCACGCCAAGACCCGCACCGCCGTGCTGGCCCAGTTCGCGCACGTACGCGAAGCGGCCGGCGCGCTCACCGCGGCGCAGCTGGCGCTGCCCGCCGGGCTCGGCGGCTGGACCGTACGGGAGCTGGCCGCGCACCTGACGATGGCGGTCGAGGCCGTCAGCCGCGCCGTCGAACAGCCCGAGCCGGCCGGGCCCGTCGTCGCCCTGCTCGACTGGCCGTTCGCGACGGCCGGCCTGGCGGACGACATCGCGGAGGACACCGAGGCGATCGCCACCTCGGCCGAGCCGGCCGAGCTGTTCGCCCGCGCCGCCGAGCGGATCGCCGCGCTGCTGCCGAGCGCCGCCGACGACCGGCTGGTCACCACCAGGGCCGGCGCGATGCGGCTCGGGGACTTCCTCGTCACCCGCACCGTCGAGCTGGTCGTCCACACCGACGACCTGAACCGGGCGACGGGCCTCGCCGTCCCGTACGACCGGCAGGCGCTCGCCGCCTGTACGCGGATGCTCGCCGACGCCCTCGCCGTGCTGGCGCCCGGCGCCTCGACGGAGGTGCGGATCCCGCCGTACGCGGTCGTGCAGTGCGTGGAAGGCCCCCGGCACACCAGGGGGACCCCGCCGAACGTCGTGGAGACCGATCCGCTCACCTGGATCAGGCTCGCGACCGGCCGTACGACCTGGGCGGACGCGCTCGAAGCGGCGCGGGTCAGCGCCAGCGGCGAGCGCGCCGACCTGTCCGGGCTGCTGCCGCTCATGGGCTGA
- a CDS encoding M23 family metallopeptidase, which produces MSVRKLVMIFYRLFTVLFVALVFVGAFVDLPFAWWLIWVPEIIAVTLVVALGRRTARAHVAARPPAVEVAAPVTGRWSALNSPASRVPSHRTHAYGQTYAIDIVAEPEPGSRPGFAWAWPVARRSKAFPAFGRPLLAVADGTVVHASDSRRDHLSRNSLLALVYLMLIEAAVRDMAGAAWITGNHLIIDIGDGTYAMYAHVQRGSLAVRAGDRVRAGQVVGRCGNSGNSTEPHVHFQLMDHPDMDVARGLPFRWHGIGVPADGEVFTAGEEAADPGADRTAAGQAAAE; this is translated from the coding sequence ATGTCCGTACGCAAACTCGTCATGATCTTCTACCGGCTGTTCACCGTGCTGTTCGTCGCGCTGGTCTTCGTGGGGGCCTTCGTCGACCTGCCGTTCGCGTGGTGGCTGATCTGGGTGCCGGAGATCATCGCGGTCACCCTCGTCGTCGCCCTGGGCCGGCGTACGGCACGGGCGCACGTGGCCGCCAGGCCGCCGGCCGTCGAGGTGGCGGCGCCGGTCACCGGCCGCTGGTCCGCGCTCAACAGCCCGGCGAGCCGCGTGCCCAGCCACCGCACCCACGCGTACGGGCAGACGTACGCGATCGACATCGTGGCCGAACCGGAGCCCGGCAGCCGGCCCGGCTTCGCCTGGGCCTGGCCGGTGGCCCGGCGGAGCAAGGCGTTTCCCGCCTTCGGCCGGCCGCTGCTCGCCGTCGCGGACGGGACGGTCGTGCATGCCTCCGACAGCCGGCGCGACCACCTCAGCAGGAACTCGCTGCTGGCGCTCGTCTACCTGATGCTCATCGAGGCCGCCGTCCGCGACATGGCGGGAGCCGCCTGGATCACCGGCAACCACCTGATCATCGACATCGGCGACGGCACGTACGCGATGTACGCGCACGTCCAGCGCGGCTCCCTCGCCGTACGGGCGGGCGACCGGGTGCGCGCGGGCCAGGTCGTCGGGCGCTGCGGCAACTCCGGCAATTCGACCGAACCGCACGTGCACTTCCAGCTGATGGACCACCCCGACATGGACGTGGCCCGCGGACTCCCGTTCCGCTGGCACGGCATCGGGGTCCCGGCCGACGGCGAGGTGTTCACGGCGGGCGAGGAAGCGGCGGACCCCGGTGCGGACCGGACGGCCGCCGGGCAGGCTGCTGCCGAGTAG
- the purQ gene encoding phosphoribosylformylglycinamidine synthase subunit PurQ, translating into MTARIGVVTFPGTLDDRDALRAARIAGAEPVPLWHRDKDIKQVDAVVLAGGFSYGDYLRAGAISRFSPVMGTIIEQARAGLPVLGICNGFQILTESHLLPGAMLRNNHLHFVCRDQKLRVERADTAWTADYSEGQEISVPLKNIDGRYVADEHVLDELEAEGRVAFRYADGNPNGSLRDIAGISNAAGNVVGLMPHPEHAVEPLIGTGGTDGLGFFTSILKKLVAAS; encoded by the coding sequence GTGACGGCTCGTATCGGCGTCGTCACCTTCCCCGGCACCCTGGACGACAGGGACGCGCTGCGCGCTGCCCGTATCGCCGGTGCCGAGCCCGTACCGCTGTGGCACCGCGACAAGGACATCAAGCAGGTCGACGCCGTCGTGCTGGCCGGCGGTTTCAGCTACGGCGATTATCTGCGGGCCGGCGCCATCTCCCGCTTCTCGCCCGTGATGGGCACGATCATCGAGCAGGCGCGGGCCGGGCTGCCGGTCCTCGGGATCTGCAACGGATTCCAGATCCTGACCGAGTCCCATCTGCTGCCGGGCGCGATGCTGCGCAACAACCATCTCCACTTTGTCTGCCGCGATCAGAAACTTCGGGTGGAGCGCGCGGACACCGCCTGGACCGCCGACTATTCCGAAGGCCAGGAAATCTCCGTCCCCCTCAAGAACATCGACGGCAGGTATGTCGCCGACGAGCACGTCCTCGACGAGCTGGAGGCCGAGGGCCGCGTCGCGTTCCGTTACGCGGACGGCAACCCCAACGGCTCGCTCCGTGACATCGCCGGAATCTCGAATGCCGCGGGGAACGTCGTCGGACTCATGCCGCACCCCGAGCACGCCGTGGAGCCGCTGATCGGTACCGGAGGTACCGACGGCCTCGGATTCTTCACCTCGATCCTGAAGAAGCTGGTAGCCGCCTCATGA
- the purL gene encoding phosphoribosylformylglycinamidine synthase subunit PurL, with protein MTLDTVEHASGTPDIELPWKELGLKEDEYARVREILGRRPTGAELAMYSVMWSEHCSYKSSKAHLRQFGEKAPSSDAMLVGIGENAGVVDVGQGYAVTFKVESHNHPSYVEPYQGAATGVGGIVRDIIAMGARPVAVVDPLRMGAADHPDTKRVLPGVVAGIGGYGNSLGLPNIGGELVFDACYQGNPLVNAGAIGVMRHEDIHLAKASGPGNKVILYGARTGGDGIGGASILASETFDATKPSKRPAVQVGDPFQEKLLIECTLEVFAEKLVDGISDLGAAGLSCATSELASNGSGGMRVELDDVPLRDHTLSPEEILMSESQERMCAIVEPAKVERFMEICEKWDVIATVVGEVTDGDRLEIFWHGEKIVDVDPRTVAHDGPVYQRPYARPEWQDALQADDANKLARPVTAAELREQVLRVVSAPNQASKSWVTDQYDRFVQGNTVLAQPEDAGMIRVNEETGLGVAIATDGNGRFAQLDPYTGAQLALAEAYRNVAATGAKPLAVSDCLNFGSPEDPAVMWQFVEAIRGLADGCQKLGTPVTGGNVSLYNQTGERAIHPTPVVAVLGVIDDVARRTPMAFAEEGQLLYLLGDTDEEFGGSAWSGTIHGHLGGLPPKVDLDREILLGEILISASRDGMIDAAHDLSDGGLIQAVTESCLRGGTGARLIVPDGLDAFTLLFSESAGRAVVAVPRSEELRFTDMCGARGLPATRIGVVDGQEVEVQGEFTIGLDELRTAHEATIPALLA; from the coding sequence ATGACTCTGGACACAGTCGAGCACGCGTCCGGGACCCCGGACATCGAGCTGCCCTGGAAGGAGCTCGGCCTCAAGGAGGACGAGTACGCCCGGGTGCGCGAGATCCTCGGCCGCCGCCCGACCGGCGCCGAGCTGGCCATGTACTCCGTCATGTGGTCGGAGCACTGCTCGTACAAGAGCAGCAAGGCGCATCTGCGCCAGTTCGGCGAGAAGGCCCCTTCGAGCGACGCGATGCTCGTGGGCATCGGCGAGAACGCGGGCGTCGTGGACGTCGGGCAGGGCTACGCGGTCACCTTCAAGGTCGAGTCGCACAACCACCCGTCGTACGTCGAGCCGTACCAGGGCGCGGCCACCGGTGTCGGCGGGATCGTCCGCGACATCATCGCGATGGGCGCACGCCCGGTCGCGGTTGTGGACCCGCTGCGGATGGGCGCTGCCGACCACCCCGACACCAAGCGCGTCCTGCCGGGCGTCGTCGCGGGCATCGGCGGCTACGGCAACTCGCTCGGCCTGCCGAACATCGGCGGCGAGCTGGTCTTCGACGCCTGCTACCAGGGAAACCCGCTGGTCAACGCTGGTGCCATCGGCGTGATGCGGCATGAGGACATCCACCTGGCCAAGGCGTCCGGCCCCGGCAACAAGGTCATTCTGTACGGGGCCCGCACCGGCGGTGACGGCATCGGCGGCGCCTCGATCCTGGCCTCCGAGACCTTCGACGCGACGAAGCCGTCGAAGCGCCCCGCCGTGCAGGTCGGTGACCCCTTCCAGGAGAAGCTGCTCATCGAGTGCACGCTGGAGGTCTTCGCCGAGAAGCTGGTCGACGGCATCTCCGACCTCGGCGCCGCCGGCCTGTCCTGTGCGACGAGCGAGCTGGCGTCCAACGGCTCCGGCGGCATGCGGGTCGAGCTGGACGACGTACCGCTGCGCGACCACACGCTCTCGCCCGAGGAAATCCTCATGAGCGAGTCGCAGGAGCGCATGTGCGCGATCGTGGAGCCGGCGAAGGTCGAGCGCTTCATGGAGATCTGCGAGAAGTGGGACGTCATCGCGACGGTCGTCGGTGAGGTCACCGACGGCGACCGGCTGGAGATCTTCTGGCACGGCGAGAAGATCGTGGACGTCGACCCGCGCACGGTCGCGCACGACGGCCCGGTCTACCAGCGCCCGTACGCCAGGCCCGAGTGGCAGGACGCCCTCCAGGCCGACGACGCGAACAAGCTGGCCCGTCCGGTGACGGCCGCCGAGTTGCGCGAGCAGGTGCTGCGGGTGGTCTCGGCGCCGAACCAGGCGTCGAAGTCCTGGGTCACCGACCAGTACGACCGGTTCGTGCAGGGCAACACCGTCCTCGCCCAGCCCGAGGACGCCGGGATGATCCGGGTCAACGAGGAGACCGGCCTCGGGGTCGCCATCGCGACGGACGGCAACGGCCGGTTCGCGCAGCTCGACCCGTACACCGGGGCGCAGCTCGCGCTGGCCGAGGCGTACCGCAATGTCGCGGCGACGGGCGCGAAGCCGCTCGCCGTCTCGGACTGTCTGAACTTCGGTTCGCCCGAGGACCCGGCCGTCATGTGGCAGTTCGTGGAGGCCATCCGCGGTCTCGCCGACGGCTGCCAGAAGCTGGGCACCCCGGTGACCGGCGGCAACGTCTCGCTCTACAACCAGACGGGCGAGCGCGCGATCCACCCGACGCCGGTCGTCGCGGTGCTCGGTGTGATCGACGACGTGGCGCGGCGTACGCCGATGGCCTTCGCCGAGGAGGGCCAGCTGCTGTACCTGCTGGGCGACACGGACGAGGAGTTCGGCGGGTCCGCCTGGTCGGGCACGATCCACGGCCATCTCGGCGGGCTGCCGCCCAAGGTCGACCTGGACAGGGAGATCCTGCTGGGCGAGATCCTGATCTCGGCCTCGCGCGACGGCATGATCGACGCGGCGCACGACCTGAGCGACGGCGGTCTGATCCAGGCGGTCACCGAGTCCTGCCTGCGCGGCGGCACCGGCGCCCGGCTGATCGTGCCGGACGGCCTCGACGCGTTCACGCTCCTGTTCAGCGAGTCGGCGGGCCGCGCTGTCGTGGCGGTGCCGCGCAGCGAGGAGCTGCGGTTCACTGACATGTGCGGGGCGCGCGGCCTGCCGGCCACCCGTATCGGTGTGGTGGACGGCCAAGAGGTCGAGGTCCAGGGCGAGTTCACGATCGGTCTCGACGAACTGCGCACGGCGCACGAGGCGACGATCCCGGCGCTGCTGGCCTGA
- a CDS encoding histone-like nucleoid-structuring protein Lsr2, with protein MAQRVVVTLSDDIDGGEAAETVTFGLDGKTYEIDLNPANAKKLRKALAPYQAAARKQTNAARNGKARTTYHHTSLEPAPAAVRAWAQSHKMEVPARGRIPKRVYEAFREAS; from the coding sequence GTGGCGCAGCGCGTAGTGGTCACGCTCTCCGACGACATCGACGGCGGAGAAGCGGCGGAAACGGTCACGTTCGGCTTGGACGGGAAGACGTACGAGATCGACCTGAACCCCGCCAACGCGAAGAAACTGCGGAAGGCCCTGGCCCCGTACCAGGCAGCGGCCAGGAAGCAGACGAACGCGGCCAGGAACGGCAAGGCCCGCACGACGTACCACCACACCTCACTCGAACCGGCTCCGGCGGCCGTCCGCGCCTGGGCGCAGTCCCACAAGATGGAGGTGCCGGCCCGCGGCAGGATCCCCAAGCGGGTCTACGAGGCGTTCCGCGAGGCCAGTTGA
- a CDS encoding META domain-containing protein yields the protein MRNQQITYITAGALLALAASACGTETGSGPGDPAAPDSSVQSAPALTGVHWSVDSVTVDGARTAAPAGAGVEIDSKGRASASTGCNTIGAQVTVKGDTVVVGKKESTLIGCPEELAAFEKRLNGAFSGKLTAKVADQRLTLTGADGDTIALTAEKDAALAGTKWVVTSLVDHGSVTSRTDRPAATAAGAPSFTLTKDGSVQGTGLRCNSWRTTAHVAGSTVTFGKVTSTKMACDTPASAVEKRLSELLREGKVGYELAHRSLTLTGQDGQGVRAETAPAAK from the coding sequence ATGAGGAATCAGCAGATCACCTACATCACCGCCGGTGCCCTGCTCGCGCTGGCCGCCTCAGCCTGCGGTACGGAGACCGGCTCAGGACCGGGTGACCCGGCCGCCCCGGACAGCTCCGTACAGTCGGCGCCCGCGCTGACCGGGGTGCACTGGAGCGTGGACAGCGTGACCGTCGACGGGGCGAGGACCGCCGCACCCGCGGGGGCCGGCGTCGAGATCGACTCCAAGGGCCGGGCGAGCGCCAGCACCGGCTGCAACACCATCGGCGCACAGGTCACCGTCAAGGGCGACACCGTCGTCGTCGGCAAGAAGGAGTCGACGCTCATCGGCTGCCCGGAGGAACTGGCCGCCTTCGAGAAGCGCCTCAACGGCGCCTTCTCGGGGAAGCTGACCGCCAAGGTCGCCGACCAGCGGCTCACCCTCACCGGCGCGGACGGCGACACCATCGCCCTGACGGCGGAGAAGGACGCCGCCCTCGCCGGCACCAAGTGGGTGGTGACCTCGCTCGTCGACCACGGCAGCGTCACCTCCAGGACCGACCGGCCGGCGGCGACGGCGGCGGGCGCCCCCTCGTTCACCCTCACCAAGGACGGCTCGGTGCAGGGCACAGGACTGCGCTGCAACTCCTGGCGGACCACGGCGCACGTAGCGGGTTCGACGGTCACGTTCGGTAAGGTCACCTCGACCAAAATGGCCTGTGACACCCCCGCCTCGGCCGTCGAGAAGCGGCTGTCCGAACTGCTGCGCGAAGGCAAGGTCGGCTATGAGCTGGCTCACCGTTCGCTGACCCTCACCGGCCAGGACGGCCAAGGGGTCAGGGCCGAGACGGCCCCCGCCGCGAAGTGA
- a CDS encoding TetR/AcrR family transcriptional regulator, with the protein MSSTPERLIETTRELLWERGYVGTSPKAIQQRSGVGQGSMYHHFDGKPDLALAAITRSAEERLSTAEALFGGPGTATERIAGYLRGERDVLKGCPIGGLTQDPEVMGDPALRRPVEETFSTLRARIAGLLGEGVARGEFGAGLDPVSTASTVVAVLQGGYVLARAADSVEPFTEAVDGVLDLLAAHAPAAK; encoded by the coding sequence GTGAGCAGCACACCGGAACGTCTCATCGAGACCACCCGCGAACTCCTCTGGGAGCGCGGTTACGTCGGCACCAGCCCCAAGGCCATCCAGCAGCGCTCCGGAGTGGGCCAGGGCAGCATGTACCACCACTTCGACGGCAAGCCCGATCTGGCGCTGGCCGCCATCACCCGCAGCGCGGAGGAACGGCTGAGCACGGCGGAGGCCCTGTTCGGCGGGCCCGGCACGGCGACCGAGCGGATCGCCGGCTATCTGCGCGGCGAGCGTGACGTGCTGAAGGGGTGCCCGATCGGCGGACTCACCCAGGATCCCGAGGTGATGGGCGACCCGGCGCTGCGCCGGCCGGTGGAGGAGACCTTCAGCACGCTCAGGGCCCGGATCGCGGGGCTGCTCGGGGAGGGGGTGGCACGCGGCGAGTTCGGAGCGGGACTCGACCCGGTGAGCACGGCGTCCACGGTCGTCGCCGTACTGCAGGGCGGTTACGTCCTGGCCCGCGCCGCGGACTCCGTCGAGCCGTTCACGGAGGCGGTCGACGGCGTACTGGACCTGCTCGCGGCGCACGCACCAGCGGCGAAGTAA
- the purF gene encoding amidophosphoribosyltransferase yields the protein MPRGDGRLNHDLLPGEKGPQDACGVFGVWAPGEEVAKLTYFGLYALQHRGQESAGIAVSNGSQILVFKDMGLVSQVFDETSLGSLQGHIAVGHARYSTTGASVWENAQPTFRATAHGSIALGHNGNLVNTAELAELVAELPRENGRATRVAATNDTDLVTALLACQTDEDGKFLTVEEAAPKVLPQVKGAFSLVYMDEHTLYAARDPQGIRPLVLGRLERGWVVASESAALDICGASYVREIEPGEFIAIDENGLRSSRFAEAKPKGCVFEYVYLARPDTDIAGRNVYLSRVEMGRKLAREAPVEADLVIATPESGTPAAIGYAEASGIPYGSGLVKNAYVGRTFIQPSQTIRQLGIRLKLNPLKEVIRGKRLVVVDDSIVRGNTQRALVKMLREAGAAEIHIRISSPPVKWPCFFGIDFATRAELIANGMSIEEIGTSLGADSLSYISIDGMIEATTIDKPNLCRACFDGEYPMDLPDPELLGKQLLETELAAGPADTAASDALRRP from the coding sequence GTGCCTCGTGGTGATGGACGACTCAACCACGACCTGCTCCCCGGTGAGAAGGGCCCCCAAGACGCCTGCGGCGTCTTCGGAGTCTGGGCCCCGGGTGAAGAGGTCGCCAAGCTCACCTACTTCGGACTGTATGCCCTGCAGCACCGTGGACAGGAGTCCGCGGGCATCGCAGTGAGCAACGGGTCCCAGATCCTGGTTTTCAAGGACATGGGCCTCGTCTCACAGGTCTTCGACGAAACGTCCCTCGGCTCTCTCCAGGGCCATATCGCGGTGGGCCATGCCCGCTACTCCACCACCGGAGCCTCGGTGTGGGAGAACGCGCAGCCGACCTTCCGGGCCACGGCCCACGGCTCCATCGCGCTCGGTCACAACGGAAACCTGGTCAACACCGCCGAGCTCGCCGAGCTCGTCGCCGAACTCCCCAGGGAGAACGGCCGTGCGACGCGGGTCGCGGCCACCAACGACACCGACCTGGTCACGGCTTTGCTGGCCTGCCAGACGGACGAGGACGGCAAGTTCCTCACCGTCGAAGAGGCGGCGCCCAAGGTGCTGCCCCAGGTCAAGGGTGCCTTCTCGCTCGTCTACATGGACGAGCACACCCTGTACGCGGCCCGTGACCCGCAGGGCATCCGCCCGCTGGTCCTCGGCCGTCTCGAGCGCGGCTGGGTCGTCGCCTCCGAGAGCGCCGCTCTCGACATCTGCGGCGCCTCCTACGTGCGCGAGATCGAGCCCGGCGAGTTCATCGCCATCGACGAGAACGGTCTGCGCTCGTCGCGATTCGCGGAAGCGAAGCCCAAGGGCTGCGTTTTCGAGTACGTCTATCTGGCGCGTCCCGATACGGACATCGCCGGCCGGAACGTCTATCTGTCCCGGGTGGAAATGGGCCGGAAACTGGCGCGGGAGGCCCCGGTCGAGGCGGATCTGGTCATAGCGACACCGGAATCCGGCACTCCGGCGGCCATCGGCTATGCCGAGGCCAGCGGGATCCCGTACGGCTCGGGCCTGGTGAAGAACGCGTACGTGGGCCGGACCTTCATCCAGCCCTCACAGACCATCCGCCAGCTGGGCATCCGGCTGAAGCTCAACCCGCTCAAGGAAGTCATCCGCGGCAAGCGCCTCGTGGTCGTCGACGACTCGATCGTCCGCGGCAACACCCAGCGCGCGCTGGTGAAGATGCTCCGCGAGGCGGGCGCGGCCGAGATCCACATCAGGATCTCCTCGCCCCCGGTGAAGTGGCCGTGCTTCTTCGGCATCGACTTCGCCACCCGCGCCGAGCTGATCGCCAACGGGATGTCCATCGAGGAGATCGGCACCTCGCTCGGCGCCGACTCGCTCTCGTACATCTCCATCGACGGGATGATCGAGGCGACCACGATCGACAAGCCCAATCTCTGCCGGGCCTGCTTCGACGGCGAGTACCCGATGGATCTCCCCGACCCGGAACTGCTCGGCAAGCAGCTCCTGGAGACCGAGCTGGCCGCAGGGCCGGCCGACACGGCGGCGAGCGACGCCCTGCGCCGCCCGTAG
- a CDS encoding DUF4177 domain-containing protein translates to MSYEYKVVTFRESLIGDALDSDKLEKTLNKHAADGWALKAITAADVKGRIGPGAVEGLLLTLERPRQA, encoded by the coding sequence ATGTCCTACGAGTACAAGGTCGTGACGTTCAGGGAGTCGCTCATCGGCGACGCCCTGGACAGCGACAAGCTGGAGAAGACGCTCAACAAGCACGCCGCCGACGGCTGGGCCCTCAAGGCCATCACCGCCGCCGACGTGAAGGGCCGGATAGGTCCCGGTGCCGTCGAGGGTCTGCTGCTCACGCTGGAACGCCCCCGGCAGGCTTGA
- the purM gene encoding phosphoribosylformylglycinamidine cyclo-ligase: MPATPDTTTGASYAAAGVDIEAGDRAVELMKEWVRKTRRPEVLGGIGGFAGLFDASALKRYERPLLASATDGVGTKVDLARRMGVYDTIGHDLVGMVVDDLVVCGAEPLFMTDYICVGKVHPERVAAIVKGIAEGCVLAGCALVGGETAEHPGLLGEDDFDVAGAGTGVVEADRLLGADRIRTGDAVIAMASSGLHSNGYSLVRHVVFDRAGWALEREVEEFGRTLGEELLEPTKIYSLDCLALTRTTEVHAFSHVTGGGLAANLARVVPDGLHATVDRSTWQPGPIFDVVGAAGQVERLELEKTLNMGVGMIAVVPADSADAALDTLADRGVDAWVAGEITERGGHATGAALTGDYRS, from the coding sequence ATGCCTGCCACGCCCGATACGACAACTGGTGCCAGCTATGCCGCCGCTGGCGTCGACATCGAGGCCGGTGACCGCGCCGTCGAGCTCATGAAGGAGTGGGTCAGGAAGACCCGGCGCCCCGAGGTGCTCGGTGGCATCGGCGGCTTCGCCGGTCTCTTCGACGCCTCGGCGCTCAAGCGCTACGAGCGGCCGCTGCTGGCCTCGGCGACCGACGGTGTCGGTACGAAGGTCGACCTCGCCCGCCGGATGGGCGTGTACGACACGATCGGCCACGACCTCGTCGGGATGGTCGTCGACGACCTGGTGGTCTGCGGCGCCGAGCCGCTCTTCATGACCGACTACATCTGCGTCGGCAAGGTTCATCCCGAGCGTGTCGCCGCCATCGTCAAGGGCATCGCCGAAGGCTGTGTGCTGGCGGGCTGCGCGCTGGTCGGCGGCGAGACCGCCGAACACCCGGGGCTGCTCGGCGAGGACGACTTCGACGTCGCGGGCGCGGGTACGGGCGTGGTCGAGGCGGACCGGCTGCTCGGCGCGGATCGTATCCGCACGGGTGACGCGGTGATCGCCATGGCGTCCTCCGGTCTTCACTCGAACGGGTACTCGCTGGTGCGGCATGTGGTCTTCGACCGGGCCGGCTGGGCGCTGGAGCGCGAGGTCGAGGAGTTCGGCAGGACCCTCGGCGAGGAGCTGCTGGAGCCCACCAAGATCTACTCGCTGGACTGTCTGGCGCTGACCAGGACCACCGAGGTGCACGCTTTCAGCCATGTCACGGGCGGTGGACTCGCGGCGAACCTGGCCCGGGTGGTGCCGGACGGGCTGCACGCGACCGTCGACCGGTCGACCTGGCAGCCGGGTCCGATCTTCGATGTCGTCGGTGCGGCGGGCCAGGTCGAGCGCCTGGAGCTGGAGAAGACGCTGAACATGGGCGTCGGCATGATCGCCGTCGTGCCGGCCGACTCGGCGGACGCGGCGCTGGACACCCTCGCCGACCGCGGGGTCGACGCCTGGGTCGCGGGAGAGATCACCGAGCGCGGTGGACATGCCACCGGAGCCGCCCTGACAGGCGACTACCGCAGCTGA
- the purS gene encoding phosphoribosylformylglycinamidine synthase subunit PurS — MARVVVDVMLKPEILDPQGQAVQRALPRLGFEGIADVRQGKRFELEVAGPVDEAALARIHEMAETFLANTVIEDFVVKVES, encoded by the coding sequence GTGGCACGCGTCGTAGTCGACGTCATGCTCAAGCCGGAGATCCTCGACCCGCAGGGACAGGCAGTGCAGCGCGCGCTGCCGCGTCTTGGCTTCGAGGGGATCGCCGACGTCCGTCAGGGAAAGCGTTTCGAGCTGGAGGTGGCGGGACCGGTCGACGAGGCCGCGCTCGCCCGTATCCACGAGATGGCGGAGACGTTTCTCGCCAACACCGTCATCGAGGACTTCGTCGTGAAGGTGGAGTCGTGA
- a CDS encoding DUF3073 domain-containing protein encodes MGRGRAKAKQTKVARQLKYNSGGTDLSRLASELGASPTSQPPNAEPFEDDEEEDDPYAQYADRYNDDEDEDDESGPSAQRRGA; translated from the coding sequence ATGGGGCGCGGCCGGGCCAAGGCCAAGCAGACGAAGGTCGCCCGCCAGCTGAAGTACAACAGCGGCGGGACGGATCTGTCGCGTCTGGCCAGCGAGCTGGGCGCATCTCCGACAAGTCAACCGCCGAACGCGGAGCCGTTCGAGGATGACGAAGAGGAAGATGACCCGTACGCACAGTACGCGGATCGTTACAACGACGACGAGGACGAGGACGACGAGTCCGGACCCTCGGCTCAGCGCCGCGGCGCTTGA
- a CDS encoding winged helix-turn-helix domain-containing protein, whose translation MELEERVAELERRLAALEQTAPTAPTAPVPAAAPALDGGEFWALHGLKDQLAEAGAATGGVLFTGAVRLPTDERYEWQYGTVTDAVLDTDWPAAAESFGALGHPVRLRLLREILGGRRTAAELAELAELGTTGQIYHHLRQLTSVGWLHTVGRGKYEVPGGRVVPLLVMLAATRPT comes from the coding sequence ATGGAGCTTGAGGAACGCGTCGCCGAGCTGGAACGCCGGCTCGCCGCGCTGGAGCAGACGGCGCCGACCGCGCCGACCGCGCCCGTACCCGCGGCCGCGCCCGCGCTGGACGGCGGCGAATTCTGGGCTCTGCACGGGCTGAAGGACCAGCTCGCCGAGGCGGGGGCCGCGACCGGGGGAGTGCTCTTCACCGGCGCGGTCCGGCTGCCGACCGACGAACGGTACGAGTGGCAGTACGGCACGGTGACCGACGCCGTCCTGGACACCGACTGGCCTGCGGCGGCCGAGTCCTTCGGCGCGCTCGGCCACCCCGTACGGCTGCGGCTGCTGCGCGAGATCCTCGGTGGCCGCCGTACCGCCGCCGAACTCGCCGAGCTGGCCGAACTCGGCACGACGGGCCAGATCTACCACCACCTGCGCCAGCTCACCTCGGTCGGCTGGCTGCACACCGTCGGGCGCGGCAAGTACGAGGTCCCCGGCGGCCGGGTGGTGCCGCTGCTGGTGATGCTGGCGGCGACCCGGCCGACCTGA